A section of the Agromyces aurantiacus genome encodes:
- the uvrA gene encoding excinuclease ABC subunit UvrA, translating to MPVSRLDAHSRLSVRGARVHNLRDVDVEIPRDAMVVFTGLSGSGKSSLAFDTIFAEGQRRYVESLSAYARQFLGQVDRPDVDFIEGLSPAVSIDQKSTNRNPRSTVGTITEIYDYMRLLWARIGVPHCPVCGERIQRQTVQQIADQLMELPAGTRFQVLSPVVSQKKGEFVDLFRDLSSQGYSRAVVDGEVIRLDEPPQLKKQVKHDISVVIDRLVASDEILGRLTDSLETALRLTDGLVQINYVDLEGDDAWQTFSEKLSCPNQHPIALTEIEPRTFSFNAPFGACPECSGLGTRMSVDEELLLGDPSMSIAEGVILPWTSQGKSLYNYYEKLLDGLSRDFGFSLDTPWEELPGAARNAVLRGDNFEVKVRWRNRYGREMSYTSGFEGVVPYIERQYLQAETDVQRARWAEYLREIPCPVCEGNRLKPEVLSVLIHDASIADVCRLSLHDARAFMDRLELTDREQAIAAQVLREIKLRLDFLIRVGLSYLDLARAAGTLSGGEAQRIRLATQIGSGLTGVLYVLDEPSIGLHQRDNRRLIDTLVALRDLGNTLIVVEHDEDTIRTADWIVDIGPGAGVHGGTVVHSGSYADLVKNRESLTGDYLSGRKEIAIPAKRREVDPDRMITVEGAQANNLRGVDVSFPLGTFTAVTGVSGSGKSSLVNDILYRVLANRLNGARKVPGKHRRVTGLDQLDKVVHVDQAPIGRTPRSNPATYTGVFDRIRTLFSETTEAKARGYLPGRFSFNVKGGRCEACSGDGTIKIEMNFLPDVYVACEVCGGQRYNRETLQVHYKGKNIAEVLEMPISEAAEFFEPISAIHRYLKTLVDVGLGYVQLGQSATTLSGGEAQRVKLATELQRRSNGRSVYVLDEPTTGLHFEDVRKLLKVLGKLVDKGNTVIVIEHSLDVIKSADWIIDLGPEGGSGGGQVVAVGTPEQVAEVHESHTGYFLREIFDAASARIEVAS from the coding sequence GTGCCAGTTTCACGTCTCGATGCCCATTCGCGCCTGAGCGTCCGCGGCGCTCGCGTGCACAACCTGCGCGACGTCGATGTCGAGATCCCGCGCGACGCGATGGTCGTGTTCACGGGCCTGTCGGGTTCGGGCAAGTCCTCGCTCGCGTTCGACACGATCTTCGCCGAGGGGCAGCGCCGGTACGTCGAGTCGCTCTCCGCGTATGCGCGGCAGTTCCTCGGCCAGGTCGACCGGCCCGACGTCGACTTCATCGAGGGCCTGAGCCCGGCCGTGTCGATCGACCAGAAGTCGACCAACCGCAACCCCCGCTCGACGGTCGGCACGATCACCGAGATCTACGACTACATGCGCCTGCTGTGGGCGCGCATCGGCGTGCCGCACTGTCCGGTGTGCGGTGAGCGCATCCAGCGGCAGACCGTGCAGCAGATCGCCGACCAGCTGATGGAGCTCCCGGCCGGCACCCGGTTCCAGGTGCTGAGCCCGGTGGTGTCCCAGAAGAAGGGGGAGTTCGTCGACCTCTTCCGCGACCTGTCCTCGCAGGGGTACTCGCGCGCGGTCGTCGACGGCGAGGTCATCCGGCTCGACGAGCCGCCGCAGCTGAAGAAGCAGGTCAAGCACGACATCTCCGTCGTGATCGACCGGCTCGTGGCCTCCGACGAGATCCTGGGCCGACTCACCGACTCCCTCGAGACGGCCCTGCGCCTGACCGACGGACTCGTGCAGATCAACTACGTCGACCTCGAGGGCGACGACGCCTGGCAGACGTTCTCCGAGAAGCTCAGCTGCCCGAACCAGCACCCGATCGCGCTGACCGAGATCGAGCCGCGCACCTTCTCGTTCAACGCGCCGTTCGGCGCATGCCCCGAGTGCTCCGGCCTCGGCACGCGCATGTCGGTCGACGAGGAGCTCCTCCTCGGCGACCCGTCGATGAGCATCGCCGAGGGCGTCATCCTGCCGTGGACCTCGCAGGGCAAGAGCCTCTACAACTACTACGAGAAGCTGCTCGACGGCCTCTCGCGCGACTTCGGCTTCTCGCTCGACACCCCCTGGGAGGAACTGCCGGGCGCGGCCCGCAACGCGGTGCTGCGCGGCGACAACTTCGAGGTCAAGGTGCGCTGGCGCAACCGCTACGGCCGCGAGATGAGCTACACCTCGGGCTTCGAGGGCGTCGTCCCGTACATCGAGCGGCAGTACCTGCAGGCCGAGACCGACGTGCAGCGAGCCCGCTGGGCCGAGTACCTCCGCGAGATCCCGTGCCCGGTGTGCGAGGGCAACCGGCTGAAGCCCGAGGTGCTCTCGGTGCTCATCCACGACGCGTCCATCGCCGACGTGTGCCGGTTGAGCCTCCACGACGCGCGCGCGTTCATGGACCGGCTCGAGCTGACCGACCGCGAGCAGGCGATCGCCGCCCAGGTGCTCCGCGAGATCAAGCTGCGCCTCGACTTCCTGATCCGGGTGGGCCTCAGCTACCTCGACCTGGCCCGAGCCGCGGGCACGCTGTCCGGCGGCGAGGCCCAGCGCATCCGCCTCGCGACACAGATCGGGTCGGGCCTCACGGGCGTGCTCTACGTGCTCGACGAGCCGAGCATCGGCCTGCACCAGCGCGACAACCGGCGGCTCATCGACACGCTCGTCGCCCTCCGCGACCTCGGCAACACGCTCATCGTGGTCGAGCACGACGAGGACACCATCCGCACCGCCGACTGGATCGTCGACATCGGCCCGGGCGCGGGCGTGCACGGCGGCACCGTGGTGCACAGCGGCAGCTACGCCGACCTCGTGAAGAACCGCGAGTCGCTCACCGGCGACTACCTCTCGGGCCGCAAGGAGATCGCGATCCCCGCGAAGCGCCGCGAGGTCGACCCCGATCGGATGATCACGGTCGAGGGTGCGCAGGCGAACAACCTGCGGGGCGTCGACGTGTCGTTCCCACTCGGCACCTTCACGGCCGTGACCGGCGTGAGCGGATCGGGCAAGTCGTCGCTGGTCAACGACATCCTGTACCGGGTGCTCGCGAACCGCCTGAACGGCGCCCGCAAGGTCCCCGGCAAGCACCGCCGTGTGACCGGACTCGACCAGCTCGACAAGGTCGTGCATGTCGACCAGGCGCCGATCGGCCGCACGCCGCGGTCGAACCCGGCGACCTACACGGGCGTGTTCGACCGCATCCGCACGCTGTTCTCCGAGACCACCGAGGCGAAGGCCCGCGGGTATCTGCCCGGCCGGTTCAGCTTCAACGTCAAGGGCGGCCGGTGCGAGGCGTGCTCGGGCGACGGCACCATCAAGATCGAGATGAACTTCCTCCCCGACGTCTACGTCGCGTGCGAGGTCTGCGGCGGCCAGCGCTACAACCGCGAGACGCTCCAGGTGCACTACAAGGGCAAGAACATCGCCGAGGTGCTCGAGATGCCGATCAGCGAGGCGGCCGAGTTCTTCGAGCCGATCTCGGCGATCCACCGCTACCTGAAGACCCTCGTCGACGTCGGCCTCGGGTACGTGCAGCTCGGCCAGAGCGCCACCACGCTCTCCGGCGGCGAGGCGCAGCGCGTGAAGCTCGCGACCGAACTGCAGCGCCGTTCCAACGGGCGCAGCGTCTACGTGCTCGACGAGCCGACGACCGGCCTCCACTTCGAGGATGTGCGCAAGCTCCTGAAGGTGCTCGGCAAACTCGTCGACAAGGGCAACACCGTCATCGTCATCGAGCACAGCCTCGACGTGATCAAGTCGGCCGACTGGATCATCGACCTCGGCCCCGAGGGCGGCTCGGGCGGCGGCCAGGTCGTCGCGGTCGGCACGCCCGAGCAGGTCGCCGAGGTGCACGAGAGCCACACCGGGTACTTCCTGCGCGAGATCTTCGATGCGGCCTCCGCTCGCATCGAGGTCGCCAGTTGA
- the whiA gene encoding DNA-binding protein WhiA, with protein MALTAEVKEELARVEVTKTSVRAAELASVLRFAGGLHIISGRIAIEAELDSPTIARRVTRDLGELYGVRPDVSVISASGLRRTNQYLVRVLDGGETLARQTGLLDARRRPVRGLPNKLTTGSRDDVAAVWRGAFLARGSLTDPGRSAALEITCPGGETAMALVGAAGRLGVSAKAREVRGVHRVVIRDGEAISAMLAVMGATDTVRNWEELRQRREVRATANRLVNFDDANLRRSAQAAVAACARVERAMEILGEEIPDHLKYAGELRLAHRDASLDELGHHADPPLTKDAVAGRIRRLLAMADKRAAELGVPGTEANLPPDLDDV; from the coding sequence GTGGCCCTGACGGCTGAGGTGAAAGAGGAGCTCGCGAGGGTCGAGGTGACCAAGACCTCGGTGCGTGCCGCGGAGCTGGCCTCGGTGCTCCGGTTCGCCGGAGGACTCCACATCATCTCGGGGCGCATCGCGATCGAGGCCGAGCTCGACTCGCCGACCATCGCCCGTCGGGTCACGCGCGACCTCGGCGAGCTCTACGGCGTGCGTCCCGACGTGTCGGTGATCTCCGCGTCGGGCCTACGGCGCACGAACCAGTACCTCGTGCGCGTCCTCGACGGCGGCGAGACCCTCGCGCGGCAGACCGGCCTGCTCGACGCGCGCCGGCGGCCGGTGCGCGGTCTGCCGAACAAGCTCACGACCGGCTCGCGCGACGACGTCGCGGCCGTGTGGCGCGGCGCGTTCCTCGCGCGCGGGAGCCTGACCGACCCGGGCCGCTCGGCCGCCCTCGAGATCACCTGCCCGGGCGGCGAGACCGCGATGGCGCTCGTCGGCGCCGCCGGACGTCTCGGCGTCTCGGCCAAGGCGCGCGAGGTGCGCGGCGTGCACCGCGTCGTGATCCGCGACGGCGAGGCCATCAGCGCGATGCTCGCCGTGATGGGCGCGACCGACACCGTGCGCAACTGGGAGGAGCTGCGCCAGCGCCGCGAGGTGCGGGCCACGGCGAACCGGCTCGTGAACTTCGACGACGCCAACCTGCGCCGATCGGCGCAGGCGGCCGTCGCGGCATGCGCGCGCGTCGAGCGCGCCATGGAGATCCTCGGCGAGGAGATCCCCGACCACCTCAAGTACGCCGGCGAGCTGCGCCTCGCGCACCGTGACGCGAGCCTCGACGAGCTCGGCCACCACGCCGACCCGCCGCTGACGAAGGACGCGGTCGCCGGTCGCATCCGCCGCCTGCTCGCGATGGCCGACAAGCGCGCCGCCGAGCTCGGCGTCCCGGGCACCGAGGCGAACCTGCCGCCCGACCTCGACGACGTCTGA
- the gap gene encoding type I glyceraldehyde-3-phosphate dehydrogenase gives MSVKIGINGFGRIGRNYFRAALAQGADLEIVAVNDLTDNKTLAHLLKYDSITGRLDASVEYDDEHLIVDGKSIKAFAERDPANLPWGELGVDIVIESTGFFTKAADARKHLDAGAKKVLISAPATDEDATFVIGVNEDSYDPEKHHIISNASCTTNCLAPLAKVFNDEFGIERGLMTTVHAYTADQNLQDGPHKDLRRARAAALNIVPTSTGAAKAIGLVLPELVGKLDGFALRVPVPTGSITDLTVTSSRPGTVDEVKAAYKKAAEGSLKGILKYTEDDIVSSDIVTDPHSCIFDAGLVRVIGDQVKLSAWYDNEWGYSNRLVDLTEYVAERL, from the coding sequence GTGTCCGTAAAGATCGGCATCAACGGCTTCGGCCGAATCGGCCGCAACTACTTCCGCGCCGCCCTCGCGCAGGGCGCCGACCTCGAGATCGTCGCGGTCAACGACCTGACCGACAACAAGACGCTCGCGCACCTGCTGAAGTACGACTCGATCACGGGCCGCCTCGACGCCTCGGTCGAGTACGACGACGAGCACCTGATCGTCGACGGCAAGTCCATCAAGGCCTTCGCCGAGCGCGACCCCGCGAACCTGCCCTGGGGCGAGCTGGGCGTCGACATCGTCATCGAGTCGACCGGCTTCTTCACGAAGGCCGCCGACGCGCGCAAGCACCTCGACGCCGGCGCGAAGAAGGTGCTGATCTCGGCGCCCGCGACCGACGAGGATGCCACGTTCGTCATCGGCGTCAACGAGGACAGCTACGACCCCGAGAAGCACCACATCATCTCGAACGCGTCCTGCACGACGAACTGCCTCGCGCCGCTCGCGAAGGTCTTCAACGACGAGTTCGGCATCGAGCGCGGCCTCATGACGACCGTCCACGCGTACACCGCCGACCAGAACCTGCAGGACGGCCCGCACAAGGACCTCCGCCGCGCGCGCGCCGCCGCGCTGAACATCGTGCCCACCTCGACGGGTGCAGCCAAGGCCATCGGCCTCGTGCTGCCCGAGCTCGTCGGCAAGCTCGACGGCTTCGCGCTGCGCGTGCCGGTCCCGACCGGCTCGATCACCGACCTCACCGTCACCTCGTCGCGACCCGGGACGGTCGACGAGGTCAAGGCCGCGTACAAGAAGGCCGCGGAGGGATCGCTCAAGGGCATCCTCAAGTACACCGAGGACGACATCGTCTCGAGCGACATCGTCACGGACCCGCACTCCTGCATCTTCGATGCCGGCCTCGTGCGCGTCATCGGCGACCAGGTCAAGCTGTCGGCCTGGTACGACAACGAGTGGGGCTACTCGAACCGACTGGTCGACCTGACCGAGTACGTGGCCGAGCGACTCTGA
- a CDS encoding phosphoglycerate kinase, giving the protein MTLRTIDSLGPLAGTRVVVRCDLNVPLKDGVITDDGRVRASVPTLTALVEQGAKVIVISHLGRPEGAPDPKYSLEPVATRLGELLDAPVSFAADTVGEDAAAKVAALGDGEVLVLENLRFNPGETSKNEAERTAFAGQLAEFADAVVSDGFGVVHRKQASVYELEQLRPSAAGLLIAAELDVLDRLTEKPERPYVVVLGGSKVSDKLGVIEHLLPRVDALLIGGGMLFTFLAAQGHEVGSSLLEADQIDTVKGYLADAAERGVDIVLPTDVVVAASFSADAEHQVTAADAIEQTPFGASGLGLDIGPDTAAAFAERIRAAKTVFWNGPMGVFELAPFAEGTRTVASALTEVDGLSVVGGGDSAAAVRQLGFDEGAFGHISTGGGASLEFLEGKKLPGLEVLGWQ; this is encoded by the coding sequence GTGACCCTTCGAACCATCGATTCCCTGGGTCCGCTCGCCGGCACTCGCGTCGTCGTCCGTTGCGACCTCAACGTCCCTCTCAAGGACGGGGTCATCACGGACGACGGCCGCGTGCGCGCGTCGGTCCCCACCCTCACCGCGCTCGTCGAACAGGGCGCCAAGGTGATCGTGATCTCGCACCTCGGCCGCCCCGAGGGCGCACCCGACCCGAAGTACAGCCTCGAGCCCGTGGCCACCCGCCTCGGCGAGCTGCTCGACGCACCCGTCTCGTTCGCCGCCGACACGGTCGGCGAGGACGCCGCGGCCAAGGTCGCGGCGCTCGGCGACGGCGAGGTGCTCGTACTCGAGAACCTGCGCTTCAACCCCGGCGAGACGAGCAAGAACGAGGCCGAGCGCACCGCGTTCGCGGGGCAGCTCGCCGAGTTCGCCGACGCGGTCGTCTCCGACGGCTTCGGCGTCGTGCACCGCAAGCAGGCGAGCGTCTACGAGCTCGAGCAGCTGCGCCCGAGCGCGGCCGGCCTGCTCATCGCAGCCGAGCTCGACGTGCTCGACCGGCTCACCGAGAAGCCCGAGCGACCCTACGTCGTCGTGCTCGGCGGCTCCAAGGTCTCCGACAAGCTGGGCGTGATCGAGCACCTGCTGCCGCGCGTCGACGCGCTGCTCATCGGCGGCGGCATGCTGTTCACGTTCCTCGCGGCGCAGGGGCACGAGGTGGGTTCGAGCCTGCTCGAGGCCGACCAGATCGACACCGTGAAGGGCTACCTCGCGGATGCCGCGGAGCGCGGCGTCGACATCGTGCTGCCCACCGACGTCGTGGTCGCCGCATCCTTCTCGGCCGACGCCGAGCACCAGGTCACCGCGGCCGACGCGATCGAGCAGACGCCGTTCGGCGCCTCGGGACTCGGCCTCGACATCGGGCCCGACACCGCGGCCGCGTTCGCCGAGCGCATCCGCGCGGCGAAGACGGTGTTCTGGAACGGCCCGATGGGCGTGTTCGAGCTCGCGCCCTTCGCCGAGGGCACGCGCACCGTCGCATCCGCGCTCACCGAGGTCGACGGACTCAGCGTCGTCGGCGGTGGCGATTCCGCCGCCGCGGTGCGCCAGCTCGGCTTCGACGAGGGCGCCTTCGGGCACATCTCGACGGGCGGCGGCGCGAGCCTGGAATTCCTCGAAGGAAAGAAGCTCCCCGGACTGGAGGTCCTCGGATGGCAGTAG
- the tpiA gene encoding triose-phosphate isomerase has translation MAVGRTPFIAGNWKMNLDHLQAIAFVQKLAWSLADAKHDFADAEVAVFPPFTDLRSVQTLVSADDLPIGYGAQDLSQHDSGAYTGEVSGAFLAKLDCRYVIIGHSERRQYHGETDQVVNAKVVAAHRHGLVPVLCVGETAEDLEQHGASAVPVAQLRAALEGVDVAKGLVVAYEPVWAIGSGQAATPDQAQQVAAALRAVLAEVAGDELAASTRILYGGSVKAANIASFLREPDVDGALVGGASLDLDEFSSIVRFKKHVGA, from the coding sequence ATGGCAGTAGGCCGCACCCCGTTCATCGCGGGCAACTGGAAGATGAACCTCGATCACCTGCAGGCGATCGCGTTCGTGCAGAAGCTCGCGTGGAGCCTCGCCGACGCGAAGCACGACTTCGCCGACGCCGAGGTCGCGGTCTTCCCGCCGTTCACCGACCTCCGTTCGGTGCAGACGCTCGTGTCGGCCGACGACCTGCCGATCGGCTACGGCGCGCAGGACCTGTCCCAGCACGACTCGGGCGCGTACACGGGCGAGGTCTCCGGGGCGTTCCTCGCGAAGCTCGACTGCCGGTACGTCATCATCGGGCACTCCGAGCGACGCCAGTACCACGGGGAGACCGACCAGGTCGTGAACGCCAAGGTCGTCGCCGCCCATCGCCACGGGCTCGTGCCCGTGTTGTGCGTGGGCGAGACCGCGGAGGACCTCGAGCAGCACGGCGCGAGCGCCGTGCCCGTGGCGCAGCTGCGCGCGGCGCTCGAGGGGGTCGACGTCGCGAAGGGCCTCGTCGTCGCGTACGAGCCCGTCTGGGCGATCGGCTCCGGACAGGCGGCCACGCCCGACCAGGCGCAGCAGGTCGCCGCAGCGCTGCGCGCCGTGCTCGCCGAGGTCGCGGGCGACGAGCTCGCCGCCTCGACGCGCATCCTCTACGGCGGCTCGGTCAAGGCCGCGAACATCGCGTCGTTCCTGCGCGAGCCCGACGTCGACGGCGCGCTCGTCGGCGGGGCGAGCCTCGATCTCGACGAGTTCTCGAGCATCGTGCGATTCAAGAAGCACGTCGGCGCCTGA
- the rapZ gene encoding RNase adapter RapZ — protein MGDGDRQEMLIVTGMSGAGRSTVADALEDLGWYVVDNLPPQMLRPLVELVERAGASLPRIAAVVDIRGGGFFSELRDIVQALRAGVNVRVVFLDANDAVLVRRFESVRRPHPLQGDGTLLDGITAERARLAEVREASDIIVDTSDLNIHQLANLVTDTFAEADRAGLRVAVQSFGFKYGLPADADLVADARFLPNPFWEDELRPLTGEDQKVSDYVLDQPGAREFLDAYVEALRPVLAGYQRENKRHAMIAIGCTGGKHRSVALVRELAGRLRSIPGLAVSVKHRDLGRE, from the coding sequence ATGGGCGACGGCGACCGGCAGGAGATGCTCATCGTGACCGGGATGTCCGGAGCCGGTCGGTCGACGGTGGCCGATGCGCTCGAGGACCTCGGTTGGTACGTCGTCGACAACCTGCCGCCGCAGATGCTCCGACCGCTCGTCGAACTGGTCGAACGTGCGGGCGCGTCGCTGCCGCGCATCGCCGCCGTCGTCGACATCCGCGGCGGCGGCTTCTTCTCGGAGCTCCGCGACATCGTCCAGGCGCTCCGCGCGGGCGTGAACGTGCGCGTCGTGTTCCTCGACGCCAACGACGCCGTCCTGGTCCGCCGATTCGAGTCGGTTCGACGTCCGCACCCCCTGCAGGGCGACGGCACGCTGCTCGACGGCATCACCGCCGAGCGGGCCCGGCTCGCCGAGGTCCGCGAGGCCAGCGACATCATCGTCGACACCTCCGACCTCAACATCCACCAGCTCGCGAATCTCGTCACCGACACGTTCGCCGAGGCCGACCGGGCGGGGCTGCGCGTGGCCGTGCAGAGCTTCGGCTTCAAGTACGGACTGCCCGCCGACGCCGACCTCGTCGCCGACGCGCGCTTCCTGCCCAATCCGTTCTGGGAAGATGAGTTGCGCCCCCTCACGGGCGAGGACCAGAAGGTCAGCGACTACGTGCTCGACCAGCCCGGTGCCCGCGAGTTCCTCGACGCCTACGTCGAGGCGCTGCGGCCCGTGCTCGCGGGCTACCAACGTGAGAACAAGCGCCACGCGATGATCGCGATCGGATGCACCGGCGGCAAGCACCGCTCGGTGGCCCTGGTCCGCGAGCTCGCGGGGCGCCTGCGGTCCATCCCCGGGCTCGCGGTCAGCGTCAAGCACCGCGACCTCGGGCGCGAGTGA
- the uvrC gene encoding excinuclease ABC subunit UvrC, which translates to MTTARSRNEGVPYRPRPGEIPTRPGVYRFRDADGRVLYVGKAKNLRARLSNYFAPLYSLHERTRRMVLSAASVEWTVVASDVEALNLEITWINELKPPFNVRFKDDKSYPYLVVTLGDEAPRAMVSRKRGIPGARYFGPYPKMWAVTEMLEILIKLFPIRTCKDSDYRRAMASGKPCFAGQIGRCFGPCSGKVTIEEHRANVDRFVAFMQNQDPRILRDLERDMRAAATALDYETAARKRDQLQAATAFFEKSAVVLGDRVDLDVFGIEHDELAAAVHLFMVRGGRIRGERSWTVDKELDVPFGELVGFVVENAYGEEVTPAREVIVPELPDDAEALEAWLTGLAGRNVQLRVAQRGAKAQLLATATQNAKQSLMLYKTRRSADFTTRSQALEDIQQALGMAEAPLRIECFDVSHLSGTNIVASMVVFEDGLPRKDEYRRFTIPQSTDDTDSIHQVLTRRLAYLAAPSTDGDGGAGGDGDGGRQRRAKFAYRPNLLVVDGGQPQVAAAERALRESGVEGVSLCGIAKRLEEIWTPGSDFPVILPRNSDALFLFQRVRDEAHRFAITHQRQRRKRDIGTVLSEIPGLGPARVKALLKHFGSVARLRGADEAAIAEVPGIGPALAASIRARLEGEAAPAAD; encoded by the coding sequence ATGACCACGGCACGATCGAGGAACGAGGGCGTCCCGTACCGCCCGCGACCGGGAGAGATCCCGACCCGCCCGGGCGTCTACCGGTTCCGCGATGCCGATGGGCGCGTGCTCTACGTCGGCAAGGCGAAGAACCTGCGCGCGAGGCTCTCGAACTACTTCGCGCCGCTGTACAGCCTGCACGAGCGCACGCGTCGGATGGTGCTGAGCGCGGCCTCGGTCGAGTGGACCGTCGTCGCGAGCGATGTCGAAGCCCTCAACCTCGAGATCACGTGGATCAACGAGTTGAAGCCGCCGTTCAACGTGCGGTTCAAGGACGACAAGTCCTACCCCTACCTGGTCGTCACGCTCGGTGACGAGGCGCCGCGCGCGATGGTCTCGCGCAAGCGCGGCATCCCGGGCGCCCGGTACTTCGGCCCGTATCCGAAGATGTGGGCCGTGACCGAGATGCTCGAGATCCTCATCAAGCTGTTCCCGATCCGCACCTGCAAGGACAGCGACTACCGGCGTGCGATGGCCTCCGGCAAGCCCTGCTTCGCCGGCCAGATTGGCCGATGCTTCGGACCGTGCTCCGGGAAGGTCACGATCGAGGAGCACCGGGCCAACGTCGATCGGTTCGTGGCGTTCATGCAGAACCAGGATCCACGCATCCTGCGCGACCTCGAGCGCGATATGCGTGCCGCGGCGACCGCACTCGACTACGAGACCGCCGCCCGCAAGCGCGACCAGTTGCAGGCGGCCACGGCGTTCTTCGAGAAGAGCGCGGTCGTCCTTGGCGACCGCGTCGACCTCGACGTGTTCGGCATCGAGCACGACGAGCTCGCGGCCGCGGTGCACCTCTTCATGGTGCGAGGCGGCCGCATCCGGGGCGAGCGGTCGTGGACCGTCGACAAGGAGCTCGACGTGCCGTTCGGCGAGCTCGTCGGATTCGTGGTCGAGAACGCGTACGGCGAGGAGGTCACGCCCGCGCGCGAGGTGATCGTGCCCGAGCTGCCCGACGATGCCGAGGCGCTCGAGGCCTGGCTCACCGGACTCGCCGGCCGCAACGTGCAGCTGCGCGTCGCGCAGCGCGGGGCCAAGGCCCAACTGCTCGCCACGGCGACGCAGAACGCCAAGCAGTCCCTCATGCTCTACAAGACCCGCCGCAGCGCCGACTTCACGACGAGATCCCAGGCGCTCGAGGACATCCAGCAGGCGCTCGGCATGGCCGAGGCGCCGTTGCGGATCGAGTGCTTCGACGTCTCGCACCTCAGCGGCACCAACATCGTCGCCTCGATGGTCGTCTTCGAGGACGGCCTGCCGCGGAAGGACGAGTACCGCCGCTTCACCATCCCGCAGTCGACCGACGACACCGACTCGATCCACCAGGTGCTCACGCGGCGCCTGGCCTACCTGGCCGCGCCGTCCACGGACGGCGACGGAGGTGCAGGCGGCGACGGCGACGGCGGCCGGCAGCGGCGGGCGAAGTTCGCCTACCGGCCCAACCTCCTGGTCGTCGACGGCGGTCAGCCGCAGGTCGCCGCCGCCGAGCGGGCGCTGCGCGAGTCCGGCGTCGAGGGCGTCTCCCTGTGCGGCATCGCGAAGCGGCTCGAGGAGATCTGGACCCCGGGTTCCGACTTCCCGGTGATCCTCCCGCGCAACAGCGACGCCCTGTTCCTGTTCCAGCGCGTGCGCGACGAGGCGCACCGGTTCGCGATCACGCACCAGCGGCAACGACGCAAGCGCGACATCGGCACCGTGCTCTCCGAGATCCCGGGGCTCGGCCCGGCGCGCGTGAAGGCCCTCCTCAAGCACTTCGGCTCCGTCGCCCGCCTGCGCGGCGCCGACGAGGCCGCGATCGCCGAGGTCCCGGGCATCGGCCCGGCGCTCGCGGCGAGCATCCGCGCCCGGCTGGAGGGAGAGGCCGCCCCGGCCGCCGACTAG
- a CDS encoding superoxide dismutase, which yields MADYTLPELAYDYSALEPSISGTIMELHHSKHHQAYVTGANTALEQLAEARDSGNLANVNKLEKDLAFNLGGHVNHSIFWTNLSPNGGDKPTGELASAIDDHFGSFDKFQAHFTATALGVQGSGWAVLAWDSIGQRLIIVQFFDQQSNFPAGVVPLLMLDVWEHAYYLDYKNVRADYVKAFWNIANWENVQQRFAAATEKTSGLLLLS from the coding sequence ATGGCTGACTACACCCTCCCTGAACTCGCCTACGACTATTCGGCCCTCGAGCCGTCGATCAGCGGCACGATCATGGAGCTGCACCACTCGAAGCACCACCAGGCCTACGTGACCGGCGCGAACACCGCACTCGAGCAGCTCGCCGAGGCGCGCGACTCCGGGAACCTGGCGAACGTGAACAAGCTCGAGAAGGACCTCGCGTTCAACCTCGGCGGTCACGTGAACCACTCGATCTTCTGGACCAACCTGTCGCCGAACGGCGGCGACAAGCCGACCGGCGAGCTCGCGTCGGCGATCGACGACCACTTCGGCTCGTTCGACAAGTTCCAGGCCCACTTCACTGCGACCGCGCTCGGCGTGCAGGGTTCGGGCTGGGCTGTGCTCGCGTGGGATTCCATCGGGCAGCGCCTGATCATCGTGCAGTTCTTCGACCAGCAGTCGAACTTCCCGGCGGGGGTCGTACCGCTGCTGATGCTCGACGTCTGGGAGCACGCGTACTACCTCGACTACAAGAACGTGCGCGCCGATTACGTGAAGGCGTTCTGGAACATCGCGAACTGGGAGAACGTCCAGCAGCGCTTCGCCGCCGCCACTGAGAAGACCTCAGGGCTGCTGCTACTGTCATAG